The Coregonus clupeaformis isolate EN_2021a unplaced genomic scaffold, ASM2061545v1 scaf0271, whole genome shotgun sequence sequence ATAGCACTACCAGAACATTCTGATAACTAGAACAAAAGAAAAAGGTTGCCCAATCAAAGGGTTGCAGATCATTCAAGATTGTAATTCTCGCAAAGTTGCATGGTTTTATCAGGTGTGGATATGCTAGTTGAAGTGGTTTGAATTCCTCCAACACATTACTCAAATGACTGTAATTAAACCCCAATTACAGATGTGGATATGCTTTAACATCTAGACTACAGCTATATTATGAATAGAATAAGCAGGTTTATGTAATACATTGAAGTTGCTGTTTCCTCATTTTGATAGGACTTGCAGAAATGAAATGGCAGGGGTGGGGGTGACAAAGATTCAACTAAGTGACTCACGTTTTCTGTTCCACACAGTTCCGGGACTGCCTCTCTCGACCACTTTTTGAAATCTCAGGCCACAAACGTGCCCAACAGTTGTTTTGGAGCATGTTCAATGTGTGGGttaaaatactgtgaaattatGCAAACGAATAATCCAAACTTGAGAGgggaaaaataataaaaatatcaAAAGAACACTAGGGCTAGGTAAGCCTCAGAAGccatttcctgtgtgtgtgtgtgtgtgtgtggacacgttttactatacttgtgagtaccaaaagtcctcacaagaatagtaagCCAAATAAAATTCagagaagtgaggacattttgccggtcctcacttgtaaaaaatatattttaggcttaggggttaggttcagggttagaattatggttaggtttagaattggggttatgggttaaggttaaggaaaataggattttgaatgtaaTGGCGTCCCCCAAAAGTCCTCATAAGTATAGAAAtacatagctgtgtgtgtgtgtgtgtgtgtgtgtgtgtgtgtgtgttcaagatCAAACAGACAAGCAATTTGGCAAATGataggagtggcaaggagtggaacgtTAGCTAAAAAGATTGGTAACCAGAGTAGGTTtctactagcctggtcccagatctgttgacAATGACTCAAatgctgtcattgtcaagccGAAAAGTCTGGCCTCACAGTAATCTGTTtagcatgacaattccataaggactTGGCAAGAGAGACTGGCACCCAGGCGAGGTTTACACCCCATTGCACTCATCAAATCTTGCTGTGTCCGATCAGTGATTTCTTCAAGGAAAGAAGGAGGGAAGTTTTCAAACAGGCCCCTTGTCTACTTCCCTCTGATATAACGCATACAATTGACTGCCTCTGCTTGACTTTTGACCTTCCCTCACCAGACAAGCTCAGAACGTTCCATGTGGTCCGTGTGTCTGTCAACGGCACTGCATCGGTCAGCTGCCCCAACCTGACAGGCAAGAACCAGGAGGAGATGAGATTCCACCTTTACTTGGGCTTGGTCGAGGTTGGCAACCACACTCACGACAGTGCTCACAACCACAACTCCACAGAGACCGTGACTCCTGTTGGGGAGGGTCTGGTGCTGAAGGTGAACAAACAGGACCACACGGTCAGCTTTGTCCTCTCTGGAATGACCACGGAGCGCGCTGGGGTCTATACCTGCGAGGGGCACCCCATGTACCCACCTCCCATTGAGAAAGTACAAGACGAGCCTCAGACTGTGGTCCTGGTTGAAGGTATGTTTACTTCAAAAGGAACTGATCTATGCAAGCACACACAAATTCACATGCATGCGCAcaggcatgcatgcacacacagtaGTTCAAAATGCTATATCTTGATTTACaggaacatacactgagtgtacaaaacattaggaatacctgctctttccatgacaaagactgaccaggtgaatccaggtgaaagctatggtcccttaatgacatcacctgttaaatccacgtcaatcagtgtagataaaggggaggagacaggttaaagaaggatttttaagccttgagacaattaagatatgtattgtgtatgtttgctattcagagggtgaatgggcaagacaaagatTTGAGggcctttgaacggagtatggtagtaggagccaggcgcaccggtttgagtgtgtcaagaactgcaactctgctgtgtttttcacactcaatagtttcctgtgtgtatcaagaatggtccaccacccaaaggtcattcaactaacttgacacaactgtgggaagtattggagtcaacatgggccagcatccctatggagcactttcgacaccttgtagagtccatgccccgacgaattgaggctgttctgagggcaaaaagggggtgcaactcaatattaggaaggtgttcctaatgttttgtacactcagtgtatattctaaTGGTCTACTTGTGCTTAAAGGCCAAATGGGCCAGTTTCCCCGGACCTAGATAACATAAAATGCACTTTCAGTGGAAAAactcaagtaccccctgtaaaACCTGCCCCTTGAAGTTTAAAACTCACATCTCTCTCTGATTGGTTGGTCAGCATACCAGGTGCCAGGTAGGGAAGACCATGGGATGTGTAGGCTCTGGAGTGGATGGTGTCCCTGTTTGGGCATGGGTGCTGGGGTTCTGGGTCACCATCATCTATGGCCTGGCTGTCACTGTCATCGCCCTTGTCATCTGGGTGAGTGACATCTTGCTTCCTTTACTCAGAGAGACGGTAACTTGTCTTACATCCATGAGGTGCTGCCTCCTGTGATAAAAAATATAAGTAATCTCTCAAGCCTTGGCATAAATTCAATGCACAATTAACTATTTAGTCCAACAATGCAATATAGTATATGTATTGAAAACATAAGTGATGCTTGGAGACAGTTTTATACAACTACAACTGCATACATATACACAGCTCACCCTACTCACTCTCCACCTCTTTCTGTGCGTTTGATTCTCAGCTCAGACTGAGGAGAGTGGAGTGTTCCCAGAGCGACTACATGAACATCAAACCCAGTGCTCCACTCAGGGGGCCCAGGAAGAAGCAGGGGGTCCAGCATCCAATCCGAATGGGACGATACTGATCACAGTCATCCTCAGATCACAATCCTTCTCAGACAAAAGCAACACGAGAGTTGAGCCTTTATTGGCCCTTGAGAGCTGACTGGAGAAACAGACCAAGTTCTTTATGTGAATACGAAAGCTAGCTCTTCAAATGACATGGTGTACATCTAATTGTACATCTGATTGTGTGTAAATAAAGATTGAGTTATCTTCTAAATGTTAATCAAATAATTATAGTCTGATGTAATATGATCTTctgggaaactattgagaatggaGTCTTGAAGTTGTGGGCAGCATATTATATAAAGAAAAATATCCCAATGCATACTGTAGGGAAcgaacacacatgctcacacacacaaatgtgttAAGCGTACAGACACAGGGGCATCCTCTCTGATTTGTAGTGGGTGTGTAGCGAAGAGGAAGACCCTAGCTCTGTGGTGAATGGGTCTCACAGGAAACAGTGGTTTCCGAATATGAGGGGACTGAACCACATTTTCACACACTCTGTATGAGAGCCACTGTGATTGTCATGTACAGTATATGGGTCAAAATAAGGGACTGTCTTACATTGAAACTGGCCAACTGAATTACAAATCCCTGCTTGTCCTTTTAATGGACTAATACTTTGTTAatgtacttaagtagttttttaaaaatcaaatcaagctGGTGCTTCAAATCGAGCATTCCCAAGCTACAGGCCTCCCTCAACTGTTTCAGTGTATTGCAATACTTTAGTTTTAACCATTGTTTACAGATTTTGATAGAACAACTTACAACTTGTCCTTCGAGGGTTAACTTAAGTAACTCAGCCACGAGGaaacaatgaaaaaaaaaaagaaatgctgCAATGACAAAAACACCTAGCATAATTTCCTGTCTACCGTTTCCTTGAAGGCTTGTGTTTAGTGCCATTGTGCACTATAGTATGCAGAAGAGGGACTGCACCTTGATGTTGCACACCCTGCAGTTTCTATGTAGTTAGGGCAAACGCATTAAACCAGCAGACTATGAGAGCTGTACAGGCTATGAGTGTACAGGTATCATGTCACAA is a genomic window containing:
- the LOC123484315 gene encoding T-cell-specific surface glycoprotein CD28-like isoform X2, yielding MNIYWIPTILLSLCLSSAVNMISSHNCKDKLRTFHVVRVSVNGTASVSCPNLTGKNQEEMRFHLYLGLVEVGNHTHDSAHNHNSTETVTPVGEGLVLKVNKQDHTVSFVLSGMTTERAGVYTCEGHPMYPPPIEKVQDEPQTVVLVEVLECQVGKTMGCVGSGVDGVPVWAWVLGFWVTIIYGLAVTVIALVIWLRLRRVECSQSDYMNIKPSAPLRGPRKKQGVQHPIRMGRY
- the LOC123484315 gene encoding uncharacterized protein LOC123484315 isoform X1, with the protein product MNIYWIPTILLSLCLSSAVNMISSHNCKDKLRTFHVVRVSVNGTASVSCPNLTGKNQEEMRFHLYLGLVEVGNHTHDSAHNHNSTETVTPVGEGLVLKVNKQDHTVSFVLSGMTTERAGVYTCEGHPMYPPPIEKVQDEPQTVVLVEAQTEESGVFPERLHEHQTQCSTQGAQEEAGGPASNPNGTILITVILRSQSFSDKSNTRVEPLLALES